The window cgatttgaccaaaaatatatttttcataaaaaaatttaaaccacaATATGAATTGACTGAAAATTTATTTAGAGAATTTATGACATCTCCAATTGCAccctaaattataaattagaataaaaCAACATGCATGtgatatatacttataaatatattataaagtaataaaattatacatttttatgCAGAAAAATGGATATAATGGCACAGGATGCTATGGCATCGACTGTGGGGGGTTTATTCAGACGAGCAGCACGATCGCTATAGGAGCAGCCATTAGTCGCACTTCCACATCCAGAAGTACCCAACTCGATATTACGATACAAATTTCCAAGGTATAAAATCTTacttaagttgtttttttttataggttatTTAACTTGTTCTTATTTTACGTACGTTTgctaacaaataaataaaaattgcagGATCCGGTTTCCGGAAACTGGTGGTTGGGACTAGGCCAAGATAACGTGCCAATCGGATACTGGACTGCCGCAATTTTCACGGTTTTATCCGATCATGCGACGACGGTTGAGTGGGGTGGAGAGGTTTTATATAGAAACCTCTCGGGCGTGAACACGATGGCCCAAATGGGATCGGGAGGATATGCGGATAAAGGCTTCAGGAGAGCGGCATATTTTTGCAATTTGAAAGTGGCGGAAAACAATCACACTCTTCTACCTGTCGAAGATTTTGGTGTACAAGCAGATTATCCTCAGTACTTTACTGTAAAGAAGTTGTACAACAGCAACTGCGGCAATCATTTTTACTACGGCGGACCAGGGCCTCAGCGTTCCGGAGCGGTTCGCGGAACAGTAGTTTCTCGtgtgatttttttgttcttatttgttaggttttttaattagttttttatttgagtGTGTTTAGTTTCATAAGTTAGAAAGTTGGGTTATTGTTACATATTAAGACTAAATTTAATGATTCTAGAACTAATTAAATATGATGATTTTAAACATAGAAAGTTAGTATATCCGTGCTAATAATTTAATGATTCTAGAACTAATTAAATATGATGATTTTAAACATAGAAAGTTACTGTTATAGCACGAGTACTTAtatagaatcattaacaatataaaatttacaaaataggtgtttttGTGCTAATAAATACGTGATGACATatcattgttttgtagactatatcaTTGGTTTGCAAAGATTTTgtatacaacattgttttgtagactatataattttaataagttggttataaataggttatacattaatgataaattaattggttacaaataggttataccgaaaatcttaaagagaatattctaaggaatcatatcatctaacttaccatattaatttcttttactaaattattcatcaaataaaatcttttgatatctaacttaacatattaatttgttaattatcattatacttcacctctcatttttatatatgagtctattttgtgaaacaaataaattatcatattacttattataattaaaaaatagttttatttccggatatacgataagttgaatttttaaaaacaaatagaaattgttcgatctataaaatattcaagctttagtaagattattctttataaataatttctattgaattaaaaattttactgagtaacgggtcaaaatttgaatatttacaaaattatgtcttctaatgacattcaagtcatgatgtaaaatatacattgttgaaataacttcacatatataacctaatacaacatattaaaattttattttaaaatataaaatatacaaaattttgtataaaataaaatttaactagaGTACAAGTAGCATGGATATattaaatttcaacccgtgttAATCTCTGAACAAAAATGGACAAGTAAGAAAACAGAGTATTTAAACTCTTCAATAAACTAAACGACAACCCCTCTTTTCTCACGAGAGCTGTTAGCATAGCTTTTGACCATACTAGAGTCTTcttaatgaaaaaaagaaagaaatagtcTTCTTAATGAGTTTCACTGttagaaaaaaacaactcaCAGAAATACCAATATACATTATTGTTGTAACTCGATCTGAGATACATCACTATGAACCTTTGTACCGATTCAATCTCACACGCACTCGAATCCCTTCGCTCAATGAAAAAATGGATCAGATTCTATAGAAACAAACCTATGGGACTTAAAAATGATTGAagggaataaaataaaaaaagaaatcaaataaagaaaaaagagagaaaataaagaaataataagtaaataaaaatgaagtaGAAGAACCCAAATTCCAAATGAACAAATTCAAACTTGAAAAATGCACtatgtttcttttaataatatttgattaagAGCACAcattaacataatttttattttatttcatttaatttagtATAATCAAATCGATAATAATTTGTCTCATAAGTCCAATGCTAGGAAAGTAAAAAGTACAACTTTTGAAAATAGTTTAGCATTAGGgagaaaatgagttttttaGTTAGTAGTGTAGTGGTCATTGCAACAACATCTAATAGGATCTGTGGGAGTTCGGCTTACACAATCTCCTTTATAAAATCCTTTTTCAGTACAGTCCACAAAGCATTCACGCGATCCATATTCTCCTTGCACACACAAATGGTAGCAATGATCATATGTGAATTTTTCAATCTCTGCACCTACAAAATCCCAcgaaatatatgtaaaattatgtaTAACACTCCAGACaatattttgaatgttttaaatatatatgtacggATATCCAAGaacaatatctatatatgtttagttGCTTTTAAAATCGAACAATATTTATTTGCAAATAACTAACACAAATTGCTGAATATATATACCTGAGGTAAAAACCACATGGTTGGAGAGCGAAACTGCTAATATGACAATGTGAAGAAAGATCACAAGAGCTTTTGTGATACCCATGCTAATACTTTTTGCTGTCTAaagttaactaaaaaaaatatgttatactTTGGATCTTGAAGAAAGACCCCacttatatataacttttgcAGTCTTGGGAAAACTcattttaccaaatatatttaattttactattaattattttttgccaTTTATGCCAAAAAAATCTTATGTTGGTCAGAAAAATgtattaacatttattttctgTATTGACTATATTTAtgctaaaaaataatataattttggtcaaaaagataaaacatttaTTTCTGTATTTTGAACATATCGTTTGACTATATTTATGCTAAAtctcctttataataaaacggaagtacacaatattgttttgtagactatataattttaataagttggttacaaataggttatagattaattgataaattaataggttacaagttaaatagtgggtgcaactttaattgtttttccgaaaattttaaagagaatattctaaataatcatttgatatcatctaacttaccatattaatttcttttattaaattattcatccatattaaaaaaattttgatatctaacttaacatattaatttgttaattatcattatactacacctctcatttttatatatgagtctattttgtgaaacaaataaattctcatattatttattataattaaaaaatagttttatttctggatataacataagttgaatttttaaaaacaaatataaattattcaatctataaaatattcaagctttagtaatattattcctATAATATCTATTAAGTCCTTAGTGCAGTGCAGTGGCAAATGGTAAGTCATTAATGCATagggcaccatcacacccgagATCGAGTCCtgctccctacgaatgtaggaatttggttAATGGGCCAGCCAgttgtggtccaatggttgacaaaaaaaaataatatctacNataattttaataagttggttacaaataggttatagattaattgataaattaataggttacaagttaaatagtgggtgcaactttaattgtttttccgaaaattttaaagagaatattctaaataatcatttgatatcatctaacttaccatattaatttcttttattaaattattcatccatattaaaaaaattttgatatctaacttaacatattaatttgttaattatcattatactacacctctcatttttatatatgagtctattttgtgaaacaaataaattctcatattatttattataattaaaaaatagttttatttctggatataacataagttgaatttttaaaaacaaatataaattattcaatctataaaatattcaagctttagtaatattattcctATAATATCTATTAAGTCCTTAGTGCAGTGCAGTGGCAAATGGTAAGTCATTAATGCATagggcaccatcacacccgagATCGAGTCCtgctccctacgaatgtaggaatttggttAATGGGCCAGCCAgttgtggtccaatggttgacaaaaaaaaataatatctactgaattaaaaattttactgagtaacgggtcaaaatttgaatatttaaattcaatttcatatttttttgttgaattttataattttatataatataataaactttaaataatttattttgaaataattttaaaatattgtatataaaatataaaatatacaaaattttatataaaataaaatttaaccagtggtATAGCACAGTTagttatctagaatcattaacattataaaacttacaaaatgtgtgttttttttcaagccatcatatttagcatatgatttgattgcataatgttttatccaaaaaaaaacttttaaaaacaatcacataaattatattttatataaaaattaca is drawn from Camelina sativa cultivar DH55 chromosome 8, Cs, whole genome shotgun sequence and contains these coding sequences:
- the LOC104706239 gene encoding defensin-like protein 49; the encoded protein is MGITKALVIFLHIVILAVSLSNHVVFTSGAEIEKFTYDHCYHLCVQGEYGSRECFVDCTEKGFYKGDCVSRTPTDPIRCCCNDHYTTN